One region of Corynebacterium capitovis DSM 44611 genomic DNA includes:
- a CDS encoding DUF3027 domain-containing protein — MTEKRNADALLGPRAVSTARAALGEIAEGGVGEHIGVAGVSRNVATHRFVADVPGYPGWEWNAVVACATGSTWVTVNEVALVPSPSGEALEAPQWVPYAERLRPGDLRPGDLLEPAPDDPRLTDDSFDRDAVTLPGRETRKYLTRAGLDEARRRWRTGDYGPNSEFAAQAQLKCRSCAFFLPFGEPVGDNFGACCNEFSADGRVVSASYGCGAHSDTRVPAPHAGADEFFDDEKPLF; from the coding sequence GTGACTGAGAAGAGGAACGCGGACGCTCTGCTCGGCCCCAGGGCTGTTTCAACCGCGCGGGCGGCGCTGGGTGAAATCGCCGAGGGTGGCGTCGGCGAACACATCGGTGTGGCGGGGGTGTCCCGCAACGTGGCTACCCACCGATTTGTGGCCGACGTCCCCGGATACCCGGGCTGGGAATGGAACGCCGTCGTTGCCTGCGCCACGGGGTCAACCTGGGTCACCGTCAATGAGGTGGCGCTGGTGCCGTCGCCAAGCGGTGAGGCGCTTGAGGCCCCCCAGTGGGTGCCGTACGCGGAGAGGTTGAGGCCTGGGGACCTCAGACCGGGCGATCTGCTGGAGCCCGCGCCGGACGACCCGCGCCTGACGGACGACTCGTTCGACCGCGACGCAGTGACGTTGCCGGGGCGGGAGACGCGGAAGTACCTGACGCGCGCCGGTCTGGACGAGGCGCGGCGCCGGTGGCGCACCGGAGACTACGGGCCGAACAGCGAGTTCGCCGCGCAAGCCCAGCTGAAATGCAGGTCGTGCGCGTTTTTCCTGCCCTTTGGGGAGCCGGTGGGGGACAACTTCGGCGCGTGCTGCAACGAGTTCTCGGCGGACGGTAGGGTCGTTTCCGCGAGCTACGGCTGCGGAGCACACTCAGACACACGGGTCCCCGCCCCGCACGCGGGCGCGGACGAGTTCTTTGACGACGAGAAACCGTTGTTTTGA
- a CDS encoding glutaminyl-peptide cyclotransferase, which yields MIDRMGRLAALVSTALLLAACSSPADPGDEPEHLVAVVKDRHPADTGSFTQGLEMAEDGTLYVGTGWVGQSRVYRRTVDGEMLSSRDLDASFFGEGITRAGSSLWQLTWRDGVAIQRDADSLEETARVPLSGEGWGACSRGDEVVVSDGSNELRRMDPETLTERSRFEVTRAGQPVTGLNELECVHDDIYANIFLTTDIVRIDATTGVVTAVIDASGVPNNAAPDPNNVLNGIAKIPGTDEFFLTGKRWPDLYTVTFEPED from the coding sequence ATGATAGACCGCATGGGTCGTCTCGCCGCGTTGGTCAGTACCGCACTGCTTCTTGCTGCATGTTCTTCCCCCGCCGATCCTGGCGACGAGCCAGAGCACCTCGTGGCGGTAGTGAAAGACCGCCACCCGGCGGACACCGGTAGCTTCACGCAGGGCCTGGAAATGGCAGAGGATGGCACACTGTACGTCGGCACTGGCTGGGTGGGCCAGTCCCGCGTGTACCGCCGCACGGTGGATGGCGAAATGCTCTCCTCCCGCGACCTCGATGCGTCGTTCTTCGGAGAGGGGATTACCCGCGCGGGTTCGTCGCTATGGCAGCTCACCTGGCGCGATGGCGTGGCCATCCAGCGCGATGCAGACTCGCTGGAGGAGACAGCCCGCGTCCCTTTATCCGGGGAGGGTTGGGGCGCTTGCTCCCGCGGGGACGAGGTGGTGGTCTCCGACGGCTCCAACGAGCTGCGCAGAATGGACCCGGAGACACTGACCGAGCGCAGCCGCTTCGAGGTGACGCGCGCTGGCCAGCCCGTCACGGGGCTCAACGAACTTGAATGCGTCCACGATGACATATATGCCAACATCTTCCTCACGACGGATATCGTCCGTATCGATGCCACAACGGGAGTGGTCACCGCAGTTATCGACGCCTCCGGCGTTCCCAACAACGCCGCGCCCGACCCCAACAACGTGCTCAACGGCATCGCGAAGATACCCGGGACCGACGAGTTTTTTCTCACCGGCAAGCGGTGGCCCGACCTGTACACCGTCACCTTCGAACCCGAAGATTAA
- a CDS encoding NCS2 family permease, which yields MSTSQQSIDRFFSITDRGSSIATEIRGGVVTFFAMAYIVLLNPLIIGTSADREGVVLGIPQVAAATALAAGVMSILFGLVARYPFGIAAGLGLNTLVAVTLVGQQGLTWPEAMGLVVIDGLVICILAVTGFRSAVFRAIPDSMRAAMSVGIGLFIALIGLVDAGFVRRVPDAAMTTVPVQLGINGSIASWPTFVFIIGLIICGYMVVRGVPGGLFIGIVVTTVISLIVEALVGAGSSTNNPAGWSLAVPKLPDSLGGLPDLSIVGNIDPVGAFAHAGVIAASLFVFTLVLANFFDAMGTMTALGRQGGLTDEHGELPDMKRALVVEGFGAVVGGATSASSNTVYVDSSAGIADGARTGLANIVTGVLFLLAMFLTPLYAVVPVEAAAPVLVIVGALMMMQVGSIEWNQFHVALPAFLTIVTMPFTYSIANGIGVGFISFTLMAVFAGKRKDVHWIMWLISALFVLYFAHGPLLAALA from the coding sequence GTGAGCACGAGCCAGCAGAGCATTGACCGTTTTTTCAGCATCACCGACCGCGGATCCTCAATTGCAACTGAAATCCGCGGGGGTGTGGTCACGTTCTTTGCGATGGCCTACATCGTCTTGCTCAACCCCCTGATCATCGGCACCAGCGCCGACCGCGAGGGTGTTGTGTTGGGCATCCCCCAGGTCGCGGCCGCGACGGCCCTCGCCGCGGGGGTGATGTCCATTCTCTTCGGCCTCGTCGCGCGCTACCCCTTCGGCATTGCCGCGGGCCTCGGCTTGAATACGCTCGTCGCCGTCACTCTGGTGGGGCAGCAGGGGCTCACCTGGCCGGAAGCCATGGGGCTGGTGGTTATTGACGGTTTGGTGATCTGCATCCTCGCCGTCACAGGGTTCCGCAGTGCGGTCTTTCGTGCCATCCCAGATTCGATGCGGGCCGCCATGTCCGTCGGCATCGGGCTGTTCATTGCCCTTATCGGCCTGGTCGACGCCGGCTTCGTGCGCCGCGTCCCAGATGCGGCGATGACCACCGTTCCGGTGCAACTGGGCATCAACGGGTCGATCGCTTCGTGGCCCACGTTCGTTTTCATCATCGGCCTCATTATCTGCGGGTACATGGTCGTGCGGGGCGTGCCCGGGGGGCTGTTCATCGGCATCGTCGTCACGACCGTGATCTCCCTCATCGTGGAGGCCCTTGTCGGGGCGGGCTCGTCGACGAACAACCCCGCTGGGTGGAGCCTTGCGGTTCCCAAGCTCCCTGACTCGCTGGGAGGCCTGCCTGACCTCTCGATCGTCGGCAACATCGATCCCGTCGGCGCCTTTGCTCACGCCGGTGTGATCGCGGCTTCCCTCTTCGTGTTCACGCTTGTGTTGGCCAACTTCTTCGACGCGATGGGCACGATGACGGCCCTCGGCCGTCAGGGCGGGTTGACCGACGAGCACGGTGAGCTGCCCGATATGAAGCGCGCGCTCGTCGTCGAGGGCTTCGGCGCTGTCGTCGGCGGCGCCACCTCCGCGTCGTCGAACACGGTTTACGTGGATTCCTCCGCGGGCATCGCAGACGGCGCGCGCACGGGCTTGGCGAACATCGTGACCGGTGTGCTGTTCCTTCTTGCCATGTTCCTCACCCCGCTGTACGCCGTTGTGCCGGTTGAAGCTGCGGCCCCCGTCCTCGTCATCGTGGGCGCGCTCATGATGATGCAAGTGGGTTCCATCGAGTGGAACCAGTTCCATGTGGCGCTGCCGGCCTTCCTCACCATCGTCACAATGCCCTTTACCTATTCCATCGCAAATGGCATCGGGGTGGGGTTCATCTCGTTTACGCTGATGGCCGTGTTCGCCGGCAAGCGCAAGGACGTCCATTGGATTATGTGGCTCATCTCCGCTCTCTTCGTGCTGTACTTCGCCCACGGTCCTTTGCTGGCGGCGCTCGCGTGA